DNA from Gadus chalcogrammus isolate NIFS_2021 chromosome 11, NIFS_Gcha_1.0, whole genome shotgun sequence:
GAGGATCTTCTTCTGTCTCTGATGGATACATGAGTCGGGCAGCAAGCACCGAACTCAGTGTGGCTGTACTGGAGGTGGGTTGAGTTGGGATAATGGGATTTAGCTTATTGTTTCTTATTCCCTGGttctactcctctctctctaggtcagGTAGGACATTTGTGTGGTCTTGACATCAAGACCACAATGAATCCACTGTGACCAGTAATTGTGACCAAAGATACCAGAGATCGGTGCCAgtgtgtggggggtttgggagagggggggggggggggcacagttcGAAGATCAGAATCAATTATGTGATCTACCTTGAGTGGGAGCTAATCAGGACATACACGCAGACAAAGCCTGGATTAGCTGAGAGGCAATGAGACGCAGAGAAGGACAGGAGAATACAAAAGGAATGTCAAATAAACTGTTTATCTTGCGACtcgtgtaagtgtttgtgttttgatgaGGTGTCACACCTGAACATGTATCGTGGGCCATCTCATCAGTCTAAAGTTGCTCTGTATCAAAGTGAGGAAATAGTGATAGAGCAATCGTGAAACAGTGATATATAATCCTATCCTTTGATCAATATGAATTGTGGTCTCATTCATCTGCTCTAACTGCTCCCCATGAACAGAAGAGGAACACGTCCAACACGTACTCCAACTCCTTGAAGGACCTGCTGCAGAGGAGGATCGCCACCCtcgagcagcagctgcagcggcGCACTGCGGCCCTCAGCGGCCCGGATCACCATGACGACCACGACGACACTCATCCCGATGACAGTGGACACCGCGATGGCGACCACGGCGAAGGGGAACACGGAGATGACACACACCCCAAAGAACAgcacgaggaggaagagggaggccACGAAGACGGCAGCCACAGCGACGGAGTCCGCAGGGAGGAGCACGGCGACGGCCACGCGAGCGACGACGACGACCATCGCCAtgacgacgaggaggacgatGGTGACCATGACGATCGCGAAGAGGGCCATCCCGACGGGAGCCAAAGCAGCAATGAGGCGGAGAGTCACGGTTTCCCTCCCCACACGGGATACCGCTCGCACTTCCACCACAACAAACTGGAGGACATGCTGAGTCAGCTGCATCTGTCAGGTACACTGTCCATCCGTCAGCAAGAATCACCTGGTGTCACCATAACCTGCAGTCCATGAAAACTGCAAGGCGAGACAAAGTTGTAACGGAACCGATGCTATCCCTCTCCGTTCACAGGGCCTAGCAGGAAGAACGTCAAGAGTTCAAATGCCTTCCAGATCGGCTTCCCCATTAGAACCAACTACATGTACGGGCGGCTGAAGAAGAGCCTCCTCCACGAGATCTTTGCCCTGACCCTGTGTCTGTGGATCAAGGCGGGCACGGGCCCGGGCCTGGGGACGCCCTTCTCATACTCGGCGCCCGGGCAGGCTAATGAGCTGGTGCTCATCGAATGGGGGAGCAACCCCATGGAGCTGTTGATCGATGATAAGGTGGGAAGAACTAGAGCATGCACACCTGTGGAGAGCTGGATTAAGCCATAGCTGGCTGTGAGTGTTGTGACCATGCATCGTGTAACACCTTGTCAATCAGCTTAGCTCTaagactctctccctccacctgaTCTATAAGATGGTGTCAATCTGCTCGGGACTCACATTAGAAAGTGTCAGACCGAATTCAATAATAAGGGTCATCTTTGTTCAATGGTGTCTTATTGACCcattatttttcccaacaccaTCTGGAAGTCTAAATCCATTAAAATACTGGAAAACAACCACCAGATTAGGCCTACAGTATGTCCTGGGTACAGACTCTGGGAACAGTGTTCAGTCCATCTATTTCTAGTACATATAATGGAACCTCTTCTCAATCTCCACCATTCCTCCCTCAGGCGGTGTCGCTGCCGCTGTCTCTGGGCGATGGGAAGtggcaccatgtgtgtgtgacgtggtCGACCCGGGACGGCCagtgggaggtgtttcaggacGGGGTGCAGAGGGGATCTGGGGCCAACCTCTCTGCTTGGCACCCCATCAAGCCTGGAGGCATCTTCATCCTGGGACAGGAGCAGGTAAAACCccctccttgatgacctgtttCAAGGATAAGGTCTGAGCAATGTGTAGGCTCCATGTGGCTATTCTTTTCCCAAAGACTCACAATGCAATTTGAATGATTAACGTCTCGCCTGCATGTCTGTTCTCGTGTGGCCAGGATACTCTGGGCGGCCGTTTTGATGCGACCCAGTCGTTTGTCGGGGAGATCTCAGACCTGCAGATGTGGTCCCATGTCCTGACTCCCGGGGACATCTACAGCCTGGCGTCCTGTGGCAGCCATCTCAGCGGGGACGTCATAGCCTGGTCTGAAACCGAAGTGGAACTTCACGGAGGGGCCACCAAATACCCCTTTGACCCCTGTCACTGAGGGGCGGCCACCCGTGGAAACCTTTGAGGAGCCGAGGACGTTAGGGTTGAAACCTTGAAGGGCAAAGAACGACCACAATACCTGAACAACATCTGTTCTTCAGTCACATCGACCTGTATTCTGCTTCTTGATTGATCGCTCTGTGGCATCTAGCTCCTTTCCCGCTTTTTAAAACAATGCCTTCCTTATGTTTCAAACATTTTCTTTGtcataaattgtatttatgtaATGCATTACCATGTACATACCTAATGTGTGAAGAGAATTGAGTTTTACTTTAATCACACATACAATGTGACATATTGTCATGTTCTTAATTAGATAGCGCACGATTCTGTCAGGTATTTTTGTAGAGGGCTGATATCGATTTTTATCATTTAAATGTGCTGTTAGATAACTATGTTGTGTAATCTGAATGAGAAGAACTGTGTCGATTGAAAGTGTTTGGGAATGAATGATCTCGATTCTAAAGGAAAACTATTCCTATGGAAGATATACAGCTAATTTACAAAAGAAACCAAAGAAATTCCCCATGTAGTCTTATTTAACATCCTAAATATGTTAAcccttttttgtattttaatttttttgtattGGAGAACTGTGACTAGTTTGATGGCTCAGTTAGGTTACGTTATTTGAAAAATTTGGCTGGATTTAGCATTTCTACAATTAATCTTCTGAAAAGCACATACAATGCATAGCTTGAACAAGAGAATAGAAAATACCCTAGTGACAAAATGATATAGTAAGCTTACAACTTCAAGAACACTATCACAGCAATCATTTCTGTAATagttatatataattatataactAAAGGACTAAGGTAGAAAATAGAATATTTTTCACACAATATTagtcatttgtttatattgttttcacaATGGGGATTGCTCAACAGCTCTGGCCTTGACTGTATACTTGTGTATATCAAAACGTCATTACATTGCATTGAAGTAGGATTTCAACATTTATTTGCAATTATGTTGTAACATTTTTAGAAAATAACTCAAAAAGAAGTTATCATTTATTCTGTAGAGGCCTTTTTTTAAATGGGTCCCCAATCAATTaaacatagatacatacatacatacatacataactgTCTTAACTTGTCATTAGTTAGAATCATTGTTTCAATAAAAACACCAAATTGCTCTAGTTCATTTCAGTTCACCTTTTATTGTTACACAGTAGTTTCCTGACACAACATACCTCGGTTTTTGTTTTGCTACATTTACAGATGATCTACCCATCCtgcaataaacaaaaataaataaatacaaaataaactacATTTCTGGAAGAGAGGTGGTTGAGGAATCAGGTACCATCAGCCCAGTTTCAGTCATGTGGCTGATCATTAAGATCCATCCGTCAGTGTTGGGATAACTTATTGTAAATGTCCCAACAGCTTTTGGCAACTTTGCACATCAAGATTCCCCGGTAGATCAAGGCCCTGTCATATGACAAGTTCGAACCTTCATTCAATAGGAGCGCAGGGGCGGGGAGGCGGGGCTTTTAGTTTAGTGTATTTTGGTAAAACCCAGGTGAACAGAAGGCATTCCTTAATCTTTCCCACAAGGACCACGCTTCAGTTATGTCTTAGAAGCAACATCAGGTCAGATTAAAGGCTTGCCTCTACATTTAGCCGATGCACCAGAGGGCAAGGGCAGTGGTGCACAACAAGCAGATCTATTGCAATATATTGATCAAGTATATCTTTGCTGCTTCCTGTAGTGGGAACGGACCTGGCGATGGGGTTAGTGTTCACAGTTACATGTATCCCCACAAGTCACAGCAAAACCTTCAAGGACTTTGCAGGCATGTCAAATCACTGATAGAGGGCGCTAAGAGAGTATTAGTATCAACAGTCAAATATGAGCATTTGAAAAAGCTTCAAAATtgcaaagaaaataacaaaatgatAAAGTGCGGGACAGTTATCCTACAGAGCTGCAGCATTTCCAACCAACAGGTTCAATTCCAAGCAACTGGCAAACTAATGCACATAATTTAATAACTATGGAGCAGCCAAGAAACAATTTTCCACTTGGTACATAAGTAATAAGCATTGTTGAGGTTTGAATTCTTCAGAGTAATAACCGTGTTTAACATCTGGACAGCGAGGAGGAAGCTAACCGCCCGTGGCACAGCTCCCTGCTTGTGCTTTGTTCGACCCACTCAGTCAACCAACAGTTCACTTCTAACGTCACATCTTGATTAGCATGTCTTGACAAATGACAAAATTATCATAATCACGCTGATCATGATTCtccataataaaaacaaaacatgattcACAGATGAGCGACTTCAATCTCAAATCCTACATGTATATCCATCAGCACGTCTTCTCACGTCTCCAATAAATGTACAAAATATCCGCATGGCCCAACTCGCCCTATAATGCCTCCATCGATTAACATGCAGTCCTACAGTAGCTTGTAAAAAATGTGATTCTTCTAACAAAGACACAATAAATTAAAATCACTTCTATGTGTATTGTAAACAAATAAGCTAACAACTATTTACACAAAAAAAGGTGACAGTATAACAAAGCTGCCATTCAACGTCTTGCTAAAACCCAGCACAACGCAAAAACCTGGAAGTGTCCAAACCACCTATATTAAACGTAGATATTAAACGTAAAAAGTGAGAAAGATGTGTAAAGTGAGAAAGATGCAAGCAGTTATCTAGCAGCAgtaacctggggggggggggggagaatgtggTATGCCAATATATCAAGTCATAAACATGAGCCCAACTCGTACGTTTATATTGTGTTAGAAAGGCATTCAACAAGCCATCGAGAACAGCACCATGCTACTCTACTCGAGAATGACTATTGCTCATGAATACCAAGAAACATACAAGCGTCTCAGCCCAGTAAACCAGCTTAAGATTccgcaaaaacaaaaacagctcAGCTAAATAGAAGTTGGCAACCGAAAATGACTCATTATCCGGCAAATAGTTAGATAACTTAGAGACCCAACTAGGCCGTACAAATGTAACTTCGTGAATGTAAATATGAACAGCGATGAACAACAAtactttggtgtgttttttacaATGCTACCAGAGCAAGAACCTGTAGCTAAGCGGTCAATACCTACTTGGTAAATGTTGaacaaaaataattaaagttGTGACTTGAGTACTAGGATTGCTTGCTACCCTGAAGAAGACAAATTTCACAGTTCACCTTGACGTCAAACGAGTGAGGAGCGTAGTTAGAAAGgggaagtagtagtagtacggTGTGCTCTTAATGTGGCGTTATGGTCGCAGCAGTAGTAATCCTAGCATCACTAAGGTAGTAAAGGCAACCACAGTGAAGGAGCTCTTTACTCCGAGTATAGCTTCTGAAAAGTCGTACAAACCGGATGGGAAGGGGGCCTCGTGTCGGGACACAAGATGAGTTTGAAAGAGACAAACGCGTTGGCTAACTGACCAAGGAACAGTCCAGAATGATGGAGACAAAAATGCTGGGAGGACTCATAAGATGAGGGGGGAAAAAGACAGGAATTGGAAGCAAAACCCCTGCTGGGAGAAAGCATCTACGGCtgctcttctttcttcttcagtGATATACGCTTCTTCCTTGCCGCCAGCATCTCATAGAAGGGATCCACGCTGACCGCAGAGctgcagagagacaggggagcaGGAAGGAAAAGACAACAGATTCTAGGTCAGATGGGACCCCATGCGCCTCAGTGTCTTCCCAAACCTTTCCAATAGGACAGCAGTCAGCTGGGCTGTGGTCATGAAGAGACGTGTCGGGGATAAGCACCTTGCGCATGGTTAACTTGACGTTGGGGTTCGACCGCATACCGATTGAACTCAATTAATCCAACACTAGACTTCCGTGCCCTACCCCTAGCCTGGTGGGTCCCCCAATTAACAGAGCAAACACTACATCAACATTTAATAGGTCAACCTTCTCAACAGGACTCTCCCCATCATGTGGATGCTCCCACCAAGTTCTCCACCAATACAGAAAGGGAACACGTATCCATTACATACACAATAACCCCATGGTTCCCTCAATCCCTCTCTACGTACGTGATGCTGTGGATCCACTCGTCCTTCTCGTCGGGGGTAGGGGCTGAGATCCGGTATACCATGTGGTTCCCCTCCACCACGCGGCCGTcagcctccgtcttgcaggccTTGATCAGCTGACCGCGGTTGTTGGGGAGGTAGAGCTCAAAGCAGttctgagaggggggggacggacggacttGTCAATACTTCAGTGCCTGAAGCTTCCCAAAATCTCAGCTTCAGCTTATCACTCAAAACAACAAACAGGGAATAACGTACCGGTTTCCTTGGATCTTCGACCTCCCGGATGCTTAGGTTCTCCAGAGGAATGATGCCCCTAGGCTCCTTATCCTACAGGACAGAGACCGTTCGGTTGAGTTAAGCCATGTTCAAGCATTCAGCTTAACTGTTCAGTTGTATACTCCACCGTGGTTGGCCACTCAGTGAACGCACAGCTTCCTCCACCCCGAGACTCACCGTGGTGTACTCAAAGTAGTAGAGGCAGTTGTCCGTAAGGATGAACCATCTCCGCTTCCAGGTCTTCACCCGCCCCCCTGAAACACAAGAGCCCGGTAAACACCACCGCAACGGACCGAGCAACACGGCCGCAGCCTGGTAAAATGAATGGACAGTGTGGGTGTGTCCTCCAAGCAGCCTAGCCAGGGGACTGCGCTCCCCACAGTGAACAGGGTCTAAGGCTGTCTTGAGCGGTACGTACCTCCTGAGAAACAAGCAGCAACGGCAGCGGCAGCAGAGGGTGGAaatcagcaggaggaggaggaggaggaggaggaggaggaggaggaggaggagaagcagagacAACAGGGCCCAGAGGATTTAGTGGACCGAATGGACAGAGGCGGGAAatagtggtggggagggggggggggagaagaagaggaagggaaggaaggaaggagataGTATTAGTCACACACCAATTACAGGCCCCCGCCATGCAAGGAAGAACAATCAGTCAAAATAGGCTACTGTGACACGAGAACATCTTTGCTTTTCTCTCAGCTCATCATGGATTAATGCCACAGCAGCCTGTACACGTATTCGCTGGCCAGCTATTGACATTGGCGAAATCTTCAGAACCAAAACCCAACAAAATCTGATGTGTTGTTATCTGACATTTTCAAGAGATAGAGACGAGATAGAGATAGACATGTCCCAGCCCAAAGGCATAGAAAAGAAAAGAGCACAGTATGTTATGGATCATTCACCCTAAACAGACTTAAATGTTAAAACGGGTGCAAGTAGGGCAGCGTGGACAGCACAGGGTTAATTCTCAACTAAATATAGCGCTCTCTACAGAGCGTAGCAGCACTCCCCTGCAGTTCCCGTCAATGATATCTCACCAAGTTTGAGCAGCCAGCCTTCTCGGTCGGGGTTGAAGAAGGTGTGCGTCAGGTCATTTCCGTCATCTTCTGGGATTTTAAAGGGCTCGTTTTTAATGCTATCATACAGGTTCTAGAGGAGAAAGGACGCCAGGATGAGCACAATAGATATCCATGATAGTGCATCATTCACCACGTTTCCTAATGTGACAGGTGGAATAGGATGGCTGATGGACGGAAAACAAGATGGCGGGCCACATACTCTGAGCAGATCCTCTGGCAAGTCTCCCCCTTCATTGATGCCCCGGTTCATGGAGATGAAGCGGTCCACCCCCGGCTTGTCCC
Protein-coding regions in this window:
- the si:dkey-283b15.2 gene encoding neuronal pentraxin-1; the protein is LLLLLLLRPAPALGGSDYDYGAHPRFMCMPVPVDLDPSCFPMGGPSMGGSGPSGSAHHGSTTGPPPPSGWGMTDEAKTTILHLRESLVQQKETILDQRETIRELTAKLALCEGFGHHADEHHGTAGKHSRHGGGGRPTFADNGPHHGPRQGHHGNLAPEAPHHPPVRGHGTNNNNQGKDKHTTAGEASSSPEQMENMLHSLKDRLENLQKRNTSNTYSNSLKDLLQRRIATLEQQLQRRTAALSGPDHHDDHDDTHPDDSGHRDGDHGEGEHGDDTHPKEQHEEEEGGHEDGSHSDGVRREEHGDGHASDDDDHRHDDEEDDGDHDDREEGHPDGSQSSNEAESHGFPPHTGYRSHFHHNKLEDMLSQLHLSGPSRKNVKSSNAFQIGFPIRTNYMYGRLKKSLLHEIFALTLCLWIKAGTGPGLGTPFSYSAPGQANELVLIEWGSNPMELLIDDKAVSLPLSLGDGKWHHVCVTWSTRDGQWEVFQDGVQRGSGANLSAWHPIKPGGIFILGQEQDTLGGRFDATQSFVGEISDLQMWSHVLTPGDIYSLASCGSHLSGDVIAWSETEVELHGGATKYPFDPCH